A DNA window from Mastomys coucha isolate ucsf_1 unplaced genomic scaffold, UCSF_Mcou_1 pScaffold21, whole genome shotgun sequence contains the following coding sequences:
- the Dhcr7 gene encoding 7-dehydrocholesterol reductase: MASKSQHNGPKAKSPNGKAESQGQWGRAWEVDWFSLASVVFLLLFAPFIVYYFIMACDQYSCSLTAPMLDIATGHASLADIWAKTPPVTAKAAQLYALWVSFQVLLYSWLPDFCHRFLPGYVGGIQEGAITPAGVVNKYEVNGLQAWLITHILWFVNAYLLSWFSPTIIFDNWIPLLWCANILGYAVSTFAMIKGYLFPTSAEDCKFTGNFFYNYMMGVEFNPRIGKWFDFKLFFNGRPGIVAWTLINLSFAAKQQELYGHVTNSMILVNVLQAIYVLDFFWNETWYLKTIDICHDHFGWYLGWGDCVWLPYLYTLQGLYLVYHPVQLSTLNALGILLLGLVGYYIFRMTNHQKDLFRRTDGRCLIWGKKPKAIECSYTSADGLKHRSKLLVSGFWGVARHFNYTGDLMGSLAYCLACGGGHLLPYFYIIYMTILLTHRCLRDEHRCASKYGRDWERYTAAVPYRLLPGIF; the protein is encoded by the exons GGAAGTGGACTGGTTCTCCTTGGCCAGCGTCGTTTTCCTGCTGCTCTTCGCTCCATTCATTGTGTACTACTTCATCATGGCATGTGACCAGTACAGCTGCTCTCTGACTGCCCCCATGTTGGATATAGCTACAGGCCATGCTAGTCTGGCAGACATCTGGGCCAAGACACCGCCTGTGACAGCCAAAGCTGCCCAACTGTACGCCTTGTGGGTCAGCTTCCAG GTGCTGCTTTACTCCTGGCTTCCTGACTTCTGCCACAGATTTCTGCCAGGTTATGTGGGAGGCATCCAAGAAGGTGCCATTACTCCAGCAG GGGTTGTAAACAAGTATGAAGTGAATGGGCTGCAAGCTTGGCTCATTACCCACATCCTCTGGTTTGTGAATGCTTACCTCTTATCCTGGTTCTCCCCCACCATCATCTTTGACAACTGGATCCCATTGCTATGGTGTGCCAACATCCTGGGCTATGCCGTGTCCACATTCGCAATGATCAAGGGCTACCTGTTCCCCACCAGCGCTGAAGACTG CAAATTCACAGGCAATTTCTTCTACAACTATATGATGGGAGTTGAGTTCAACCCCCGCATCGGAAAGTGGTTTGATTTCAAGCTGTTCTTCAATGGACGCCCGGGGATTGTGGCCTGGACCCTTATCAACCTGTCCTTTGCTGCTAAACAGCAGGAGCTTTATGGCCATGTGACCAACTCCATGATTTTGGTCAATGTCTTGCAG GCCATCTACGTGTTAGACTTCTTCTGGAATGAAACGTGGTACCTGAAGACCATTGACATCTGCCATGACCACTTTGGGTGGTACCTGGGTTGGGGCGATTGTGTGTGGCTACCCTACCTCTACACACTGCAG GGCCTGTACTTGGTGTACCATCCTGTGCAGCTCTCCACCCTCAATGCATTGGGCATCCTGCTACTCGGCCTCGTGGGTTACTATATCTTCCGAATGACCAACCATCAGAAGGACCTGTTCCGCAGGACCGATGGGCGCTGCCTCATCTGGGGCAAGAAGCCCAAGGCCATCGAGTGCTCCTACACATCAGCCGACGGGCTGAAGCACCGCAGCAAGCTGTTGGTTTCAGGCTTCTGGGGTGTGGCCCGCCACTTCAACTATACTGGTGACCTGATGGGCAGCCTTGCCTACTGCCTGGCATGTGGTGGCGGCCACCTCCTCCCCTACTTTTACATCATCTATATGACTATCCTGCTCACCCACCGCTGCCTCCGCGATGAACACCGCTGTGCCAGCAAGTATGGCCGTGATTGGGAGCGCTACACAGCCGCTGTGCCGTACCGCCTGCTGCCCGGAATCTTCTGA